The following are encoded together in the Gemmobacter sp. genome:
- a CDS encoding AraC family transcriptional regulator, translated as MVPTFGAFWVPGGIAHSNTVSPNGSVICVFVDGEASGLPDRFCTLGVSPLIRAMTDALTQRSVRYVPDSPSGRLAQVLMDEFAKAPVSYLHLPISSDSRLIEVAEHLLADPADRRTVAEWATHLAMSERSFSRWIDRETGLTFGQWRRQLHGLVALERLSAGSSVNIIAQDLGYESTSAFITMFKKVFGDSPRRYLRQIEATGRLGGTAQPG; from the coding sequence GTGGTCCCGACCTTTGGGGCATTCTGGGTGCCCGGCGGCATCGCGCATTCCAACACGGTCTCACCCAACGGCAGCGTGATCTGTGTGTTCGTCGACGGCGAGGCATCTGGCCTGCCCGACCGGTTCTGCACGCTTGGCGTAAGCCCGTTGATCCGCGCGATGACCGACGCGCTGACGCAGCGGTCCGTCCGCTATGTGCCGGACAGCCCTTCGGGACGGCTTGCCCAAGTGTTGATGGACGAATTCGCAAAGGCCCCCGTCAGCTACCTGCATCTGCCCATATCCTCCGACTCGCGACTTATCGAGGTGGCCGAGCATCTGCTCGCCGACCCGGCCGACCGACGGACGGTCGCGGAATGGGCAACGCATCTCGCGATGAGCGAGCGCAGCTTTTCGCGCTGGATCGACAGGGAAACGGGCCTGACCTTTGGCCAGTGGCGACGCCAGCTGCACGGGCTTGTTGCGCTGGAGCGGCTGTCGGCCGGCAGCAGCGTCAACATCATTGCCCAGGACCTGGGCTATGAATCGACAAGTGCCTTCATCACCATGTTCAAGAAGGTGTTCGGGGACAGCCCCCGCCGCTATCTTCGACAGATCGAGGCAACCGGCAGGCTGGGCGGCACCGCGCAGCCGGGCTGA
- a CDS encoding enoyl-CoA hydratase/isomerase family protein yields MRNVNGGRPAPEFITIEHRDEGVAVLTMNRPEILNAINWQMHEEIETALYDLDMDPKVKAVVLTGAGRGFCSGGDQKAVDTGMPSVTRGGRHLVRNILELEVPIIAAVNGVAVGLGATLALYCDAVFAQPSARFADTHVNAGVVAGDGGQVIWPMLMGPIRAKHYLMTGAFLSAEEAHQFGMVTKLVAEGTVLDEAIRYAELLASGPPEAIKWTKYAVNKLIKDQVQLGLDIGLALEALTFDLPGRREAAAAFAAKKKRYAE; encoded by the coding sequence ATGCGTAACGTCAATGGCGGCCGGCCCGCGCCGGAATTCATCACCATCGAGCATCGGGACGAAGGCGTCGCGGTGCTCACGATGAACCGTCCCGAAATCCTGAATGCCATCAACTGGCAGATGCACGAGGAGATCGAGACCGCGCTTTATGACCTGGACATGGATCCCAAGGTCAAGGCCGTGGTGCTGACCGGCGCGGGGCGGGGGTTCTGTTCGGGGGGCGACCAGAAGGCGGTGGACACCGGGATGCCATCCGTCACCCGTGGCGGTCGTCATCTGGTGCGCAACATCCTTGAGCTGGAGGTTCCGATCATCGCGGCGGTGAACGGCGTTGCCGTCGGCTTGGGCGCCACTCTGGCGCTTTACTGTGACGCCGTCTTTGCCCAGCCAAGCGCCCGCTTTGCCGATACCCATGTGAATGCCGGGGTGGTTGCCGGCGATGGCGGCCAGGTCATCTGGCCGATGCTGATGGGTCCGATCCGTGCAAAACATTATCTGATGACCGGCGCCTTCCTTTCGGCCGAAGAGGCGCACCAGTTCGGGATGGTCACCAAGCTGGTGGCCGAGGGCACCGTGCTGGACGAGGCGATCCGCTATGCCGAACTTCTGGCCTCTGGTCCACCCGAGGCGATCAAGTGGACCAAATATGCGGTGAACAAGCTGATCAAGGATCAGGTGCAACTGGGTCTCGATATCGGTCTCGCGCTCGAGGCGTTGACCTTCGATCTACCCGGACGCCGCGAGGCCGCCGCCGCCTTCGCCGCCAAGAAAAAGCGTTACGCCGAGTGA
- a CDS encoding enoyl-CoA hydratase/isomerase family protein — MTQPHPCLRIEEPSARLCRLTLNRPPANALDSDLITEITSTVQTLAQRAEPPVLLLTAEGERFFCAGGDIRELDGTDAAHALQRMGRFHDMLVALAGYPSAIVVAVRGYAAGGGLELTLMGDVVIAGEGAQFGFPEIRNGLMPAIMGIRRAVAIIGHRGAFDLLSSGRFLPAPEALALGLVSRVVPDADVLGQATETAAALADRDPLILGIMKRAVRVDSADDDSAIRARTLAEFDTILSRPAAVAARQRFLTKGRA, encoded by the coding sequence ATGACACAGCCCCATCCTTGTCTGCGGATCGAGGAACCCAGTGCGCGGCTCTGCCGGCTGACGCTGAACCGCCCGCCGGCCAACGCCCTGGACAGCGATCTGATCACAGAGATCACCAGTACCGTGCAAACCCTCGCGCAACGCGCGGAACCGCCGGTCCTGTTGTTGACAGCCGAGGGCGAGCGGTTCTTTTGCGCCGGTGGCGATATTCGTGAACTCGATGGAACCGACGCAGCTCATGCCTTGCAGCGCATGGGACGGTTTCACGACATGCTGGTCGCGCTGGCAGGCTATCCCTCTGCGATTGTCGTTGCCGTTCGCGGCTATGCGGCGGGCGGCGGGCTGGAGCTGACCTTGATGGGCGATGTCGTCATTGCGGGCGAGGGCGCGCAGTTCGGATTTCCCGAAATCCGTAACGGCCTGATGCCGGCAATCATGGGCATTCGCCGGGCCGTCGCGATCATCGGCCACCGCGGGGCCTTTGACCTTTTGTCCAGCGGACGGTTCCTGCCCGCGCCCGAGGCTTTGGCGCTGGGACTGGTCAGCCGGGTGGTGCCCGATGCCGATGTCCTGGGCCAGGCGACAGAGACTGCGGCCGCACTGGCGGACAGGGATCCGCTGATCCTTGGCATCATGAAACGCGCGGTCCGGGTCGACAGTGCCGACGACGACTCCGCGATACGCGCGCGGACGCTGGCCGAATTTGACACGATCCTGTCGCGTCCGGCTGCGGTCGCGGCGCGGCAGCGCTTTCTGACGAAGGGTCGGGCATAG
- a CDS encoding AMP-dependent synthetase/ligase — MNNGSQELAVNPGSEILKQTITELLACRCRERPTAVAYRVLGCDGWADVTFGDHAHKVVQLGQAMQAAGVRRGDRVCILGDVSPAWMVADAATIAIGAITVGAYFTSSPEELDYYIQDSGACLLFVGNATQLAIAASSPQALGLSHIVVLDPDWQATPEDPANACSVAAFLGAPVAAPLAVLTDWAAQSVPSDIVSLGYTSGTTGKPKGVINTHVNLLGGALANLCMMPSAYHQETRIVVHLPLSHIVARVQAACYPLISDSVPHFGRSSVSYEETVRLTRPHYYVAPPRFFQRFAATILNHVNSSPAAERADYRLALSISRRVLKDRQTRPTRNDPFLAELHEACQRRVFAPLLSVVGFDELRTVVTASAPMPADVMTLWQLWGVNLKEAYGQTETVGSNVAQREDWLPAGTIGSPIDDPAWETRVDATGEMIVRGPGVTQGYWNNPEATAEALRDGWLYTGDIVEVQKNGQFKLIDRRKDIIKTINGKTISPTQIENELRGSPYIAEAVVIGEGRKYLTALIEVDPIVGLAWAREIDPTIQAYADICKSVEVKELLWAEVHKANRRLARAEQIKDFTILPEELTPEIGVVTPTRKKKRRAITERYAAFIASMYDEAETELLEKALGKKLARSK, encoded by the coding sequence ATGAACAACGGCAGTCAAGAGCTTGCTGTCAATCCGGGCTCGGAAATCCTGAAACAGACGATCACCGAACTTCTGGCGTGCAGGTGCCGCGAACGTCCCACGGCGGTGGCGTACCGGGTTCTGGGGTGCGACGGCTGGGCGGACGTGACCTTTGGCGATCATGCACATAAGGTCGTGCAGCTGGGGCAGGCCATGCAGGCGGCCGGGGTCCGGCGCGGTGACCGGGTGTGCATCCTTGGCGACGTGTCGCCCGCCTGGATGGTCGCCGACGCCGCGACGATTGCCATCGGCGCGATCACGGTGGGCGCCTATTTCACCTCCTCGCCCGAGGAACTGGATTATTACATTCAGGATTCGGGCGCCTGCCTGCTGTTTGTCGGCAACGCCACCCAGCTTGCGATTGCTGCCAGTTCACCGCAGGCGCTGGGGCTTTCCCACATCGTCGTCCTGGATCCGGACTGGCAGGCGACGCCTGAAGACCCTGCGAATGCCTGCTCCGTCGCCGCCTTCCTGGGCGCGCCGGTCGCGGCCCCGCTGGCTGTCCTGACAGATTGGGCGGCGCAGTCGGTGCCGTCGGACATTGTCAGCCTAGGCTACACCTCGGGAACAACGGGCAAGCCCAAGGGGGTCATCAACACCCATGTCAATCTGCTGGGCGGCGCGCTGGCCAATCTGTGCATGATGCCATCCGCTTATCATCAGGAAACCCGCATCGTAGTGCATCTGCCGCTGTCGCATATCGTGGCCCGGGTGCAAGCCGCCTGTTACCCGCTGATCTCGGATTCCGTGCCGCATTTCGGCAGATCCTCGGTCAGCTACGAAGAGACGGTCCGCCTGACGCGCCCGCATTATTACGTGGCGCCGCCCCGGTTCTTTCAGCGATTTGCCGCGACGATCCTGAACCATGTGAATTCCAGCCCGGCCGCAGAGCGGGCGGACTATCGCCTGGCGCTGTCGATCTCGCGCCGGGTGCTGAAGGATCGCCAGACGCGCCCCACGCGCAATGACCCGTTTCTGGCCGAGCTGCACGAAGCCTGCCAGCGGCGCGTCTTTGCCCCGTTGCTGAGCGTGGTCGGGTTTGACGAGCTGCGCACGGTCGTCACCGCCTCGGCCCCGATGCCGGCGGATGTGATGACGCTGTGGCAGCTTTGGGGGGTCAACCTGAAAGAGGCCTACGGCCAGACCGAGACCGTCGGCTCCAACGTCGCCCAACGCGAGGACTGGCTGCCGGCGGGCACCATCGGGTCACCGATCGACGATCCGGCCTGGGAAACCCGGGTGGACGCGACCGGCGAAATGATCGTGCGCGGACCGGGTGTTACGCAGGGCTACTGGAACAACCCCGAGGCGACGGCAGAGGCGCTGCGCGATGGCTGGCTTTATACCGGCGACATCGTCGAGGTGCAGAAAAACGGCCAGTTCAAGCTGATCGACCGCCGCAAGGACATCATCAAGACGATCAACGGCAAGACCATCAGCCCTACGCAGATCGAGAACGAATTGCGTGGCAGTCCCTACATCGCCGAGGCTGTGGTGATCGGCGAGGGCAGGAAATACCTCACCGCCCTGATCGAGGTGGATCCGATCGTGGGTTTGGCCTGGGCACGGGAAATCGACCCGACGATCCAAGCCTATGCAGACATCTGCAAATCGGTCGAGGTCAAGGAACTGTTGTGGGCCGAGGTCCACAAGGCAAACCGACGCCTGGCCCGGGCCGAACAGATCAAGGATTTCACCATCCTGCCCGAAGAGCTGACGCCCGAAATCGGTGTCGTCACTCCGACCCGCAAGAAGAAGCGGCGGGCAATAACGGAACGCTACGCGGCGTTTATCGCGTCGATGTACGACGAAGCGGAAACCGAGCTGCTGGAAAAGGCGCTCGGCAAGAAACTCGCAAGAAGCAAGTAA
- a CDS encoding creatininase family protein encodes MTGPVHHLERMTSPEIAAAIRAGCTRVIVPCGAVEQHGPHMALRMDADHAEALAPIVAAGLGGAFIAPTIAVGCSHHHLAFSGTISLSEATFVAICRDYCTSLAHHGLRDILFFSGHIGNFPVLEGALAGLRSAVPGCRVEAFTDSTAWLDRWARAVAQAGGRPEHVGGHADIAETSIMLAIKPEAVRLNHIAAGRIGLMTRRELEIMWRDGLPSISANGVLGDARGASAAIGQDCLRAVADLLVADFQSKV; translated from the coding sequence ATGACCGGACCTGTCCATCACCTGGAACGCATGACCTCGCCCGAAATCGCCGCAGCCATCCGCGCCGGTTGCACCCGGGTCATCGTGCCCTGCGGCGCAGTCGAGCAACATGGTCCCCACATGGCCCTGAGGATGGATGCCGACCACGCCGAGGCCCTGGCACCAATCGTGGCTGCGGGCCTGGGTGGGGCGTTCATCGCGCCGACCATTGCCGTCGGATGCTCGCATCATCATCTGGCATTCAGCGGAACGATCTCGCTTTCTGAGGCCACCTTTGTGGCGATCTGCCGGGATTATTGCACCAGCCTTGCCCACCATGGCCTCCGGGACATTCTTTTCTTCTCTGGCCACATCGGCAATTTTCCGGTGCTGGAAGGCGCCCTTGCCGGGCTGCGATCCGCAGTCCCCGGGTGCCGGGTCGAGGCTTTTACCGACTCGACGGCCTGGCTGGACCGCTGGGCCCGCGCGGTCGCACAGGCCGGTGGCCGGCCAGAACATGTTGGCGGCCACGCGGACATCGCGGAAACCTCGATCATGCTGGCGATCAAGCCCGAGGCGGTGCGCCTGAACCATATCGCGGCGGGACGGATCGGCCTGATGACCCGGAGAGAGCTGGAGATCATGTGGCGCGATGGCCTGCCATCCATCAGCGCGAATGGGGTCCTGGGCGATGCCCGGGGGGCAAGCGCCGCGATCGGGCAGGACTGCCTGCGCGCGGTTGCGGATCTGCTGGTGGCCGATTTTCAGTCAAAGGTTTGA
- a CDS encoding LLM class flavin-dependent oxidoreductase, whose product MSLKFGFWSEQETQVGHSYARRLHELVDEAVFAEKMGFDFVSLSEQHVALGGISSSAPEVVYGYLAARTSRIRLRPAVVLMPKNYNHALRSAERLAVTDILSNGRMEFFAGRSNTTIAMRAFNVEASETLGQMEEGLALMKEAMSKDIFKFSGKHYNVPPRMLVPKPLQKPYPVMGIAATSPRSHVYAAEQGMACLSNNFYSGWEKQSEYIALYKNNWKRDENGPLARPSIGIPLFLGIGKTDQEARDKYAEPLMNYARISTDAYPRLAKIADDYNYFSEGLDSLTRAATDWDYLVNESGTTLCGSPDTVIRQLERIVDMGVDEVLFHLDSVSHSMILEAIEMVGKYIIPHFRDRNNVVRPTDEILNSIREMRDA is encoded by the coding sequence ATGTCACTGAAATTCGGATTCTGGTCCGAGCAGGAAACGCAAGTCGGCCATAGCTACGCGCGCCGTCTGCACGAACTGGTCGATGAAGCCGTCTTTGCCGAAAAGATGGGTTTCGACTTTGTGTCCCTGTCGGAACAGCACGTCGCCCTGGGCGGGATTTCCAGTTCCGCGCCCGAAGTCGTCTATGGCTACCTGGCCGCCCGGACCTCGCGCATCAGGCTGCGTCCGGCCGTTGTGCTGATGCCCAAGAACTACAATCACGCCCTGCGCTCGGCCGAACGGCTGGCAGTCACCGACATTCTGTCGAACGGCCGCATGGAGTTTTTCGCCGGGCGTTCGAACACCACCATCGCGATGCGGGCCTTCAACGTCGAGGCAAGCGAGACCCTCGGCCAGATGGAAGAAGGGCTGGCCCTGATGAAAGAAGCGATGTCCAAGGACATCTTCAAGTTCAGCGGCAAGCACTACAATGTTCCCCCCCGCATGCTGGTGCCCAAGCCGCTGCAAAAGCCCTATCCCGTCATGGGGATCGCGGCCACCAGCCCGCGCAGCCATGTCTATGCCGCCGAGCAGGGCATGGCTTGCCTGTCCAACAACTTCTACAGCGGCTGGGAAAAGCAGTCAGAATACATCGCCCTTTACAAGAACAACTGGAAGCGGGACGAAAACGGGCCGCTGGCCCGCCCCAGCATCGGCATTCCGCTGTTTCTTGGCATCGGCAAGACCGATCAGGAAGCCCGGGACAAATACGCCGAACCCCTGATGAACTACGCCAGGATTTCGACGGATGCCTACCCGCGTCTGGCGAAGATCGCGGATGACTACAACTACTTCTCCGAAGGACTCGACAGCCTCACGCGTGCCGCAACCGATTGGGATTATCTGGTCAACGAATCCGGCACGACCCTGTGCGGCAGCCCCGACACGGTGATCCGCCAGCTGGAGCGGATCGTGGACATGGGCGTCGACGAGGTTCTGTTCCACCTCGATTCCGTGTCGCACTCGATGATCCTCGAGGCCATCGAGATGGTCGGGAAATACATCATCCCCCACTTCCGGGACCGGAACAATGTTGTTCGCCCGACCGACGAAATCCTCAACTCGATCAGGGAAATGCGCGATGCGTAA
- a CDS encoding Lrp/AsnC family transcriptional regulator gives MTAVPLDATNIRILNQLQQDASLTNVELASRIHLSPSPCLSRVKFLEQNGVIERRVALLNPQALGLGVNAFVRVRLSRHSTDLVERFASMVSNMDEVMELYLMSDFDYVLRVMMRDIDELERFATTRISRIEGVVQVKTDIVLRKQRHKTALPIHRTRTELTMVPDAYARAAY, from the coding sequence ATGACGGCCGTGCCACTAGATGCCACGAATATCCGAATTCTGAACCAACTTCAGCAGGATGCATCGCTGACCAACGTCGAACTCGCGTCGCGCATTCACCTGTCGCCGTCGCCCTGCCTGTCACGGGTCAAGTTCCTGGAACAGAACGGTGTGATCGAGCGTCGGGTCGCGCTGCTCAATCCCCAGGCGCTGGGGCTTGGCGTGAATGCATTCGTCCGGGTCCGCCTGTCACGGCACAGCACTGATCTGGTCGAACGCTTTGCCTCCATGGTCAGCAACATGGACGAAGTGATGGAGCTCTACCTGATGTCCGACTTCGACTATGTGTTGCGCGTGATGATGCGCGACATCGACGAACTCGAGCGCTTTGCCACCACGCGCATCTCGCGTATCGAGGGCGTCGTCCAGGTGAAGACTGACATCGTCCTGCGCAAGCAGCGGCACAAGACGGCACTGCCGATCCACCGCACCAGGACCGAGCTGACGATGGTGCCTGACGCCTATGCCCGTGCCGCCTACTGA